In one window of Methanococcoides methylutens DNA:
- a CDS encoding GNAT family N-acetyltransferase has protein sequence MSEYIDVAIRGAGEKDGESVECLLSTYFLDMDEVPIDDFIVAEANGKIVGVAALADRSCCEIHSIAVHPNYRGNGIGSKMVSSIFESVNKERIYVRTTSPIFFRKLGFIELPMSEKVNLWDDCRECDRFDRCKQHVMCIQTDEV, from the coding sequence ATGTCTGAATATATTGATGTAGCTATCAGGGGGGCCGGCGAAAAGGACGGTGAGTCGGTGGAGTGTCTTCTTTCAACATATTTCCTTGATATGGATGAAGTCCCTATCGATGATTTCATTGTTGCAGAGGCCAATGGCAAGATCGTGGGTGTTGCTGCCTTAGCGGACCGGAGCTGCTGTGAGATCCATTCTATAGCAGTTCATCCCAATTATCGTGGAAACGGGATCGGTTCAAAGATGGTTTCCTCCATTTTTGAAAGTGTAAATAAAGAAAGGATCTACGTCAGGACCACTTCCCCTATCTTTTTCAGGAAATTAGGTTTTATCGAACTTCCGATGTCTGAAAAAGTTAATTTATGGGATGATTGTAGGGAATGCGATAGATTTGATAGATGTAAACAGCACGTTATGTGCATTCAAACGGATGAGGTCTGA
- the larE gene encoding ATP-dependent sacrificial sulfur transferase LarE, with translation MSIPERSSLSEKIERIKGAIAEKEKVLVAFSGGVDSTTLAALAFEVLGDNVLAVTLDSCAIPQSELEDAKRTAKQIGIRHIVLEHDMLSDEMIRQNDQDRCYYCKKLVMKTLKDVMGREGLNVLVEGTNASEITGRRPGWAAINEAEGLVLTPYTEFDVTKKEVRQIARHLGLEVADKVSNACLLSRLPYGAEVTNASLRRIESAEDFLLSLGITHVRVREHDGIARIEILPDDFPVVHEKRDELLSRFKELGYSYVTLDMEGFRSGSMDEVL, from the coding sequence ATGAGCATACCTGAAAGATCATCCCTTTCCGAAAAGATCGAAAGGATCAAAGGGGCGATAGCTGAAAAAGAAAAAGTACTGGTCGCATTCTCCGGAGGTGTGGACAGTACAACTCTGGCGGCCCTTGCTTTTGAAGTTCTGGGGGACAATGTTCTTGCAGTGACCCTTGATTCCTGTGCGATACCCCAAAGTGAGCTGGAGGATGCAAAAAGGACTGCCAAACAGATCGGTATCCGTCATATTGTACTGGAACACGACATGCTGTCCGATGAAATGATCAGGCAGAACGATCAGGATCGATGTTATTATTGTAAGAAGCTCGTCATGAAAACATTGAAAGATGTAATGGGCCGGGAAGGTCTGAATGTGCTGGTCGAAGGGACCAATGCCTCCGAGATCACCGGTCGCAGACCGGGCTGGGCTGCAATAAATGAAGCAGAAGGCCTGGTCTTAACTCCTTATACGGAGTTTGATGTTACTAAAAAAGAAGTGCGTCAGATAGCACGCCATCTGGGACTTGAAGTTGCTGATAAGGTATCTAATGCATGCCTGCTGTCAAGACTGCCTTATGGTGCAGAAGTAACAAATGCATCTCTCAGGAGAATTGAAAGTGCAGAAGACTTCCTTCTGTCCCTTGGGATCACGCATGTCAGGGTCCGCGAACATGATGGCATTGCACGTATTGAGATATTACCTGATGATTTCCCTGTTGTTCATGAAAAAAGGGACGAATTGTTATCTCGTTTCAAAGAACTGGGCTATTCCTATGTCACGCTTGACATGGAAGGTTTCAGAAGTGGAAGCATGGACGAGGTACTATAA
- a CDS encoding ATP-binding protein: protein MNFTNITGSIKEVPKPKEEKRTRFEDIQKTATKTKRVMYPISAIVGQEMMLRALILNAINPSIGGVLIRGQKGTAKSTAVRGLAEILPEIEVIEGCKYNCDPLDPEKFCWECNDKQKKGMIKIEKSPMKVVDLPVGATEDRVVGSLDIEKAVKEGVQAFEPGILANANRNLLYVDEINLLDDFVVDALLDAAAMGVNTVEREGVSVSHPANFIIVGSMNPEEGELRPQLLDRIALQVEVEGIADIEQRIEIIERRNQFNKDQHQFRRDFENEQEKLRTKIIKAKQLLGRITTTRENLRTIAQICVAFNVDGHRADIMIERTARTNAAYENRERITNEDIIEAAEMVLPHRMRKKPFEEEEFSAEQLRAVVNGTI, encoded by the coding sequence ATGAACTTTACCAATATCACAGGCAGCATAAAGGAAGTCCCAAAACCTAAAGAAGAGAAGAGGACAAGGTTTGAGGACATACAGAAAACAGCGACCAAAACAAAGAGGGTGATGTATCCGATCTCTGCCATTGTCGGGCAGGAGATGATGCTTCGGGCACTCATTCTGAACGCCATTAACCCTTCAATTGGCGGAGTGCTGATAAGAGGACAGAAGGGAACCGCAAAATCGACCGCTGTAAGAGGATTGGCGGAGATCCTTCCGGAAATCGAGGTCATTGAAGGATGTAAGTACAACTGCGACCCCCTCGACCCTGAAAAGTTCTGCTGGGAATGCAACGATAAGCAGAAGAAAGGAATGATCAAGATCGAAAAATCACCCATGAAAGTGGTGGATCTGCCGGTAGGTGCCACAGAGGACAGGGTAGTAGGCAGTCTTGATATCGAAAAGGCGGTCAAGGAAGGGGTGCAGGCCTTTGAACCAGGCATCCTGGCAAATGCCAACAGGAACCTCCTGTACGTGGATGAGATCAACCTGCTGGATGACTTCGTGGTTGATGCTTTACTGGATGCAGCTGCAATGGGCGTGAACACCGTTGAGAGAGAAGGTGTAAGTGTCAGCCATCCTGCCAACTTCATCATCGTTGGAAGCATGAACCCTGAAGAAGGAGAACTTCGGCCACAGCTTCTGGACAGGATAGCCCTGCAGGTGGAAGTTGAAGGTATTGCTGATATCGAGCAGCGTATAGAGATCATTGAAAGAAGGAACCAGTTCAACAAAGACCAACATCAGTTCAGAAGGGATTTTGAGAACGAACAGGAAAAGCTGCGTACAAAAATAATCAAGGCAAAGCAGTTGCTCGGAAGGATCACTACCACACGTGAGAATCTCAGGACGATCGCACAGATATGCGTGGCATTCAATGTTGATGGTCACAGGGCCGACATTATGATCGAGCGTACTGCACGCACAAATGCTGCTTACGAGAACCGTGAAAGAATCACAAATGAGGATATTATCGAAGCCGCTGAGATGGTTCTCCCCCACAGGATGCGAAAGAAACCTTTCGAAGAAGAGGAGTTCAGTGCAGAACAACTTCGTGCTGTGGTAAATGGAACTATCTGA
- a CDS encoding VWA domain-containing protein, whose amino-acid sequence MKDKSAATRMRRELDRDYDIKVFNPGRPVLSIRLPLEELSQISGENTLAVHDELLIRTETLHPEDVEDVFIISDNDHVVVDPISFFSSINEEISASKAPAEELKDETDPLPIADPIEIMNIEVTEEIEECSNEEIQVHLVPTEYEPCVESGPRRIRKKAPALVKKTNNSSSSNDEIKTVTRPRETALQTVSKDTMLTEYQQPEEKQEDEKVQSDPDAGRSEAKIPSLKEKTANDEKKDPLEDEKVVSKILTDFARNKQKKKVVSGRLKSGRRAEVLTKSKRGRYVRYRMPGDKITDIAIAPTIRAAAHHAVDGKIVVKKSDIREKIRRRRISTLINIVFDTSGSMDESEKIKITTDVVLALLKDAYQRRDRVSLVTYSGRSAELVLPFTSSVEAAKRYLEMVPFGGTTPMASGMLTGLETLLQEVKREPAAVPIMILVTDGTANVSMHLGGNIKRELMQVCRRVADHKVNMLVVDISNSGSVLAEGLAEVAGGRYYHPVLLSKETLYSAIKEERDDLTDIASSASPEVTRT is encoded by the coding sequence ATGAAGGACAAATCTGCTGCTACCCGTATGCGAAGAGAACTTGACCGGGATTATGACATAAAGGTCTTCAATCCCGGAAGGCCTGTTCTCAGCATAAGGTTGCCACTGGAGGAGCTCTCACAGATCAGCGGAGAGAATACATTAGCAGTGCATGATGAATTGCTTATCAGGACTGAAACACTTCATCCGGAAGATGTAGAAGACGTTTTTATTATTTCGGACAACGACCATGTTGTTGTAGACCCTATCTCTTTTTTCAGTTCAATTAATGAAGAGATCAGCGCTTCGAAAGCTCCTGCTGAAGAACTAAAAGACGAAACTGATCCTCTACCCATTGCTGACCCGATCGAAATTATGAACATCGAGGTCACCGAAGAGATCGAAGAATGCAGTAATGAAGAAATCCAGGTTCATCTTGTTCCAACAGAATACGAACCATGTGTTGAGAGTGGACCGCGAAGGATAAGGAAAAAGGCTCCGGCACTTGTCAAAAAGACAAACAATAGTAGCAGCAGTAACGATGAAATAAAGACCGTGACCAGGCCTCGTGAGACCGCATTACAAACCGTTTCGAAAGACACTATGCTGACCGAGTACCAGCAGCCGGAAGAGAAACAAGAGGATGAGAAAGTACAGTCTGATCCGGATGCAGGCAGGTCAGAAGCAAAAATCCCTTCATTAAAAGAAAAAACTGCAAACGACGAGAAGAAAGATCCTTTAGAGGATGAGAAGGTCGTTAGCAAGATACTCACCGATTTTGCCAGGAACAAGCAAAAGAAGAAGGTCGTTTCAGGAAGGCTAAAGTCCGGCAGGCGTGCGGAAGTGCTCACCAAAAGCAAGCGTGGCAGATATGTAAGATACCGGATGCCGGGTGACAAGATCACGGACATTGCTATTGCTCCCACCATCCGTGCAGCAGCACATCATGCTGTGGACGGGAAGATCGTCGTTAAAAAGAGCGACATACGGGAGAAAATAAGGCGGCGAAGGATTTCCACGCTCATTAACATCGTCTTTGATACGTCCGGCTCCATGGATGAGAGTGAGAAGATAAAGATCACAACAGATGTTGTCCTTGCATTGCTGAAAGATGCATACCAGAGAAGGGACCGTGTTTCACTTGTCACATACAGCGGAAGGTCAGCAGAACTTGTGCTGCCGTTCACATCATCGGTGGAAGCTGCAAAGAGGTATCTGGAAATGGTCCCGTTCGGAGGCACGACCCCAATGGCATCAGGAATGCTTACCGGGCTTGAGACACTGCTTCAGGAGGTTAAGCGTGAACCTGCTGCAGTCCCTATTATGATACTTGTCACAGATGGTACGGCAAACGTTTCGATGCACCTTGGAGGCAACATCAAACGGGAACTTATGCAGGTGTGCAGGAGGGTCGCAGACCACAAGGTCAACATGCTGGTAGTTGATATCAGCAATAGTGGCAGTGTACTTGCCGAAGGTCTGGCGGAGGTTGCCGGTGGCAGGTATTACCATCCAGTACTTTTAAGTAAGGAAACACTTTATTCTGCAATAAAAGAGGAACGTGACGATCTGACAGATATTGCATCTTCTGCTTCGCCTGAAGTGACGAGAACATGA
- the hpt gene encoding hypoxanthine/guanine phosphoribosyltransferase, whose product MLEVLQESLRKAPIVNRGEYPYFIHPISDGVPSLEPELLDEIAEHMISIAGTDYDRIVSIEAMGIPLATTLSLKTGIPFSIVRKRQYGLEGEVILSQSTGYSKGELYINGVNKGEKVLVVDDVISTGGTLKALLPALEKMGAQITNVIVVISRGDGAIKMRDMGYEINTLVKIDVDQNGVSILEVAGEQQ is encoded by the coding sequence ATGTTAGAAGTTCTTCAGGAATCACTCCGGAAAGCACCTATTGTGAACAGAGGCGAATACCCTTATTTTATTCACCCGATATCAGACGGCGTACCATCACTAGAGCCCGAACTGCTCGATGAGATCGCTGAACACATGATCAGCATCGCAGGTACCGATTACGACAGGATAGTCTCTATCGAGGCAATGGGGATTCCCCTTGCAACTACCCTGTCCCTGAAGACAGGCATCCCATTCTCTATTGTAAGGAAGAGGCAATACGGCCTCGAAGGAGAGGTTATCCTTTCCCAGAGCACCGGCTACTCAAAGGGAGAGCTTTACATCAATGGCGTGAACAAGGGCGAAAAGGTGCTTGTGGTCGATGATGTGATCAGTACCGGAGGTACATTAAAAGCACTTCTGCCGGCCCTTGAGAAGATGGGAGCACAGATCACAAACGTGATCGTTGTTATCAGCAGGGGCGATGGTGCCATTAAAATGCGTGATATGGGCTATGAGATCAACACCCTGGTCAAGATAGATGTCGACCAGAACGGAGTCTCTATTCTGGAGGTGGCTGGTGAGCAGCAGTGA